A stretch of the Saccharolobus caldissimus genome encodes the following:
- a CDS encoding aldehyde dehydrogenase family protein, which translates to MKSYQELADKWIKGSGEEYLDVNPADKDHVLARIRLFTKDDVKEAINKALSKFEEWSKIPPPKRGAILLKAGELMEQEAQEFALLMTLEEGKTLKDSMFEVIRSYNLLKFYGALAFKLGGKTLPSADPNTRIFTVKEPLGVVALITPWNFPLSIPVWKLAPALAAGNTVILKPATKTPLMVAKLLEVLSKAGLPEGVVNLVVGKGSEVGDTIVTDENIAAVSFTGSTETGQRIYRLIGSKKRMTRIQLELGGKNALYIDKSADLNLAAELAVRGAFGLTGQSCTATSRVIVHKEVYNQFRQKLLERVKKWRVGPGTEDVDMGPVVDEAQFKKDLQYIEYGKSEGAKLIYGGNVLSGKGYFLEPTIFEGVSQEMRIFREEIFGPILSMTEAENLDEAIRLVNAVDYGHTAGIVATDIKAINEFINRVEAGVIKVNKPTVGLELQAPFGGFKNSGATTWKEMGEEALEFYTREKTVYEGW; encoded by the coding sequence ATGAAATCATATCAAGAATTAGCCGATAAGTGGATTAAAGGGAGTGGAGAGGAGTATTTAGACGTTAACCCAGCAGATAAGGACCACGTATTAGCTAGAATAAGACTTTTCACAAAGGATGACGTAAAGGAGGCTATAAACAAAGCCTTAAGTAAATTTGAAGAGTGGTCTAAAATCCCACCACCTAAGAGGGGAGCTATCTTATTAAAGGCTGGGGAATTAATGGAACAAGAAGCTCAAGAATTCGCCCTATTAATGACGCTGGAAGAGGGTAAAACTCTTAAGGATAGTATGTTTGAGGTAATTAGAAGTTACAATTTACTTAAATTCTATGGGGCCTTAGCGTTTAAATTAGGCGGAAAAACTTTACCTTCCGCTGACCCAAATACGAGAATATTCACCGTGAAAGAGCCCTTAGGTGTCGTAGCCCTAATAACGCCTTGGAATTTCCCCCTATCTATACCCGTATGGAAGTTAGCCCCAGCCTTAGCTGCCGGAAACACTGTAATCCTTAAGCCAGCGACTAAAACACCTTTAATGGTAGCTAAATTGTTAGAAGTATTAAGTAAAGCAGGATTACCAGAAGGAGTAGTGAATTTAGTAGTGGGTAAAGGAAGTGAGGTAGGAGATACTATAGTAACTGATGAGAACATAGCAGCAGTCTCCTTTACTGGGTCAACTGAAACTGGACAGAGAATTTACAGATTAATAGGCTCTAAAAAGAGAATGACAAGAATACAGTTAGAGTTAGGAGGAAAGAACGCTTTATATATAGATAAAAGTGCTGATCTAAATTTAGCGGCTGAATTAGCCGTAAGAGGAGCATTTGGACTTACTGGACAATCTTGTACAGCTACGAGCAGAGTTATAGTACACAAAGAGGTTTATAATCAGTTTAGGCAAAAATTACTGGAAAGGGTCAAAAAGTGGAGAGTAGGTCCAGGAACTGAAGACGTAGATATGGGCCCGGTAGTAGATGAAGCCCAATTTAAGAAGGATCTACAATATATAGAATACGGGAAGAGTGAAGGGGCTAAGTTAATTTATGGGGGTAACGTATTAAGCGGTAAGGGTTATTTCCTAGAGCCTACTATATTTGAGGGAGTTAGCCAAGAGATGAGAATATTCAGAGAGGAGATATTTGGTCCCATATTATCAATGACAGAGGCGGAAAACTTAGATGAGGCAATAAGGTTAGTTAACGCCGTGGATTATGGACATACTGCGGGTATTGTAGCGACTGACATTAAGGCGATAAATGAGTTCATAAATAGGGTAGAGGCTGGGGTTATAAAGGTAAATAAACCCACGGTCGGATTAGAATTACAAGCGCCTTTCGGAGGCTTTAAAAACTCTGGAGCTACTACTTGGAAGGAAATGGGAGAAGAAGCCTTAGAGTTCTATACTAGAGAAAAAACAGTATATGAAGGATGGTAA
- the glcT gene encoding glucose ABC transporter permease GlcT yields MRRQAILMAIPGFVFAAFLLYLLILNIYFSFLNWSLFNLHPTFAGLSTYESLFSQYFFKLAAVHTLVYTVAAIAIGNILGILGAGILYFIKSNTRRAIYLSIFLYPLAVPSSTYAITWQWLFNPQTGINLVLRVFHFPNIIWLTTEPTVYAGMIIIETWAYTGLAVLFFLASFMSVDKSIVEAARIDGANNFQLLFRVILPNSMNGLIVSTALLFLFSFRIFTVPFTIGGPTNPNMMSLVEYIYILFSTEYFSLSSALSTLVALIAAIVIIPYALLGLKKWVFRR; encoded by the coding sequence ATGAGAAGGCAAGCTATTTTAATGGCAATCCCAGGCTTTGTATTCGCTGCATTCTTACTTTATCTACTAATTTTAAATATATATTTCTCCTTTTTAAACTGGTCCTTGTTTAATCTTCACCCAACGTTTGCAGGTTTAAGTACGTATGAGTCCTTGTTTTCACAATACTTCTTTAAATTAGCTGCAGTTCATACGCTGGTTTACACGGTTGCTGCTATTGCTATAGGCAATATATTAGGGATATTAGGAGCTGGGATATTATATTTTATAAAGAGCAATACCAGAAGAGCAATATATTTATCCATATTCCTATATCCATTAGCTGTCCCCTCTTCAACTTACGCTATAACATGGCAATGGTTATTTAATCCGCAAACTGGCATTAATCTAGTACTTAGAGTATTTCATTTTCCAAATATTATATGGCTAACAACTGAACCTACCGTTTATGCAGGAATGATAATTATAGAAACTTGGGCATATACTGGTTTAGCTGTACTATTCTTTTTAGCCTCTTTTATGAGTGTCGATAAATCTATTGTAGAGGCTGCTAGAATAGATGGGGCAAACAATTTTCAATTACTATTTAGGGTTATCTTACCTAATTCAATGAATGGATTAATAGTTTCCACTGCATTACTCTTCTTATTTTCCTTTAGAATATTTACAGTACCCTTTACAATAGGAGGTCCCACAAATCCTAATATGATGAGTCTAGTAGAATACATATATATCTTATTTAGTACTGAGTATTTCTCATTATCTTCAGCGTTATCTACTCTAGTTGCATTAATAGCTGCAATTGTCATAATACCGTATGCGTTACTAGGATTGAAGAAGTGGGTATTTAGGAGGTGA
- a CDS encoding IS110 family transposase: MAGDVRRFSDKRRFVAYCGLDPVIESSGKSVVSRGISKSCF; the protein is encoded by the coding sequence TTGGCTGGTGATGTTAGGCGCTTTAGTGATAAGAGGAGGTTTGTTGCTTATTGCGGTCTCGACCCAGTTATTGAGTCTAGTGGTAAGAGTGTTGTATCGAGAGGTATATCTAAGAGTTGTTTTTGA
- the glcU gene encoding glucose ABC transporter permease GlcU, with product MERRVSKFNYTLSLIKYGILEAVAAILMILWLVPLYAMILGGLKSNLEAASSPILLPPSKPSIDAYVFAWFGYATIPGLEPTMLRYLIVVIPSVLLSVIIGTMTAYFFFVLSEKHNILSNTLFSIMALATFLPIETVTFPLIELETSYLNIYNTYIGLIFALMIFYVPTSALLMSIFLPVVPKYLIETARIDGAGDWTILWKVIFPLIFPGFLSTLIFVFLQIWNEFFIPLILTNTPNMLMLPVAARFYTAAYALIYNRSFAAGVISSLVPLVIFIFLGRYFIRGLAALGGGAKGV from the coding sequence ATGGAGAGAAGAGTTAGCAAATTCAATTATACCTTAAGCTTAATTAAATATGGAATATTAGAAGCAGTAGCTGCGATTTTAATGATTTTATGGCTAGTTCCACTGTATGCTATGATATTAGGAGGACTTAAGTCTAACCTGGAAGCTGCCAGTAGTCCAATACTTTTACCACCCAGTAAACCCTCTATAGACGCTTATGTATTTGCTTGGTTCGGTTACGCTACTATACCAGGCTTAGAGCCTACGATGTTAAGATACCTAATAGTAGTTATACCTTCAGTACTATTGTCAGTAATAATTGGCACTATGACAGCGTATTTCTTTTTTGTATTAAGTGAAAAACATAATATTCTTAGCAACACATTATTCTCGATAATGGCTCTAGCAACTTTCTTACCTATAGAAACGGTAACTTTTCCATTAATTGAGCTAGAGACTTCTTATCTTAATATATATAATACTTATATAGGATTAATATTTGCTCTAATGATATTCTACGTACCAACCTCAGCTTTATTGATGTCAATCTTCCTTCCCGTAGTCCCAAAATATCTAATAGAAACAGCGAGAATAGACGGTGCAGGCGACTGGACTATATTATGGAAGGTTATTTTCCCGTTGATATTTCCAGGATTCTTATCTACTTTAATATTCGTCTTCTTACAAATTTGGAATGAATTCTTTATTCCTCTTATACTTACAAATACACCCAATATGTTGATGTTACCTGTTGCTGCAAGATTTTATACTGCAGCTTATGCCCTAATATATAATAGATCTTTTGCTGCTGGTGTAATTTCTTCTTTAGTTCCCCTAGTAATATTTATATTTCTTGGTAGATACTTCATTCGTGGTTTGGCTGCATTAGGAGGAGGAGCAAAGGGGGTGTAA
- a CDS encoding nucleotidyltransferase domain-containing protein yields MSSWVKRKFEHLRKWREYAEIIAKASKDIDPNSKVYVFGGVAENRVTVLSDIDILIVSEVKESFKFKLEVFKRAFDIYGLPFDAPVELHVTDKEGFKSYLKYSKVIEIA; encoded by the coding sequence GTGTCAAGCTGGGTTAAAAGAAAATTTGAGCATTTAAGGAAGTGGAGAGAGTACGCTGAGATTATAGCCAAAGCTTCAAAGGACATCGACCCTAATTCTAAAGTTTACGTATTTGGTGGCGTTGCAGAGAATAGGGTTACGGTTTTAAGCGATATTGACATTCTGATTGTCTCTGAAGTAAAGGAGAGTTTTAAGTTTAAGTTAGAAGTATTTAAGAGAGCTTTTGACATTTATGGCCTTCCCTTTGACGCCCCAGTCGAATTACATGTTACTGATAAGGAGGGGTTTAAGAGCTACCTAAAGTATTCTAAGGTTATAGAGATAGCTTAG
- a CDS encoding HEPN domain-containing protein, with product MSGNYVKKLKERAINALNIAKNTSYLNWKVFLAEQAAQLYVKAVYYELIGDKLRGHQIRGLIGQLALELEKNGFTEEAKKLKDFIVRNRDTLLFLEESYIGSRYGEEDLEEAFTNDAIKVVIELINLLEEVAKSVKLG from the coding sequence ATGAGTGGAAATTACGTAAAGAAGCTTAAGGAGAGGGCTATAAATGCGCTTAATATAGCTAAGAATACGAGTTACCTTAATTGGAAAGTATTTCTTGCAGAGCAGGCAGCACAACTTTATGTTAAGGCCGTATATTACGAGTTAATTGGCGATAAACTAAGAGGTCATCAGATAAGAGGACTTATAGGTCAGTTAGCATTAGAACTCGAAAAGAACGGGTTTACAGAAGAGGCTAAGAAACTTAAGGATTTCATTGTCAGAAACCGTGATACTCTACTCTTCCTAGAGGAAAGTTATATCGGAAGTAGATATGGTGAGGAAGATTTGGAAGAGGCATTTACAAATGATGCTATTAAAGTAGTCATTGAGTTGATTAACCTTCTGGAGGAGGTGGCTAAAAGTGTCAAGCTGGGTTAA
- a CDS encoding amino acid permease — MKDELHKNQLSLVNLIALSIAGTLPIIAPIEISPFIEDTGPAAIWPIILGYILFLIVSLPILEYTRIVPFAGGYYGLAELGFGKAVGKYTALANYMFYIFVQSSNFFFIGWLLIDTVYLTSGVLLP, encoded by the coding sequence ATGAAGGACGAATTACATAAAAATCAGCTAAGTTTAGTTAATTTAATAGCCCTATCTATCGCTGGAACACTACCAATTATAGCACCAATAGAGATCTCACCTTTTATTGAAGATACCGGACCAGCTGCAATATGGCCCATAATTTTAGGATATATATTATTTTTAATCGTCTCATTACCAATTTTAGAATACACTAGGATAGTGCCATTTGCTGGAGGTTATTACGGACTAGCGGAATTAGGATTTGGAAAGGCTGTGGGTAAATATACTGCATTGGCAAATTACATGTTTTACATATTTGTTCAGTCATCTAATTTCTTCTTCATAGGCTGGCTATTAATAGATACTGTTTATTTAACTTCTGGAGTACTCTTACCCTAA
- a CDS encoding fumarylacetoacetate hydrolase family protein produces MMKIFRVLKRGYCISYAILDNNVIRLDEDPIKALIRYSENKEVLGDKVVGLNYEELLTKFQIGDLRITKPLDPPEVWGSGISYEMARERYSEENVAKIMGKTIYERVYDAVRPEIFFKATSNRCVGHGEAIVIRSDSEWTLPEPELAVVLDSSGRILGYTIMDDVSARDIEADNPLYLPQSKIYYGSCAFGPFIVTSDEIGNPYNLDITLRIIREGKVFYEGSVNTSKMRRKIEEQIEYLIRDNPIPDGTILTTGTAIVPGRDKGLKHGDVVEISISKIGTLITPVIKSERKLK; encoded by the coding sequence ATGATGAAAATATTCAGAGTTTTAAAAAGAGGGTATTGCATATCTTACGCAATTTTAGATAATAATGTAATAAGGTTAGATGAGGATCCTATTAAGGCGTTAATAAGGTATTCTGAAAATAAGGAAGTACTAGGAGATAAGGTAGTTGGGTTAAACTACGAAGAACTACTTACTAAATTTCAAATAGGAGATCTAAGGATTACAAAGCCTTTAGATCCCCCAGAAGTATGGGGATCTGGAATATCATACGAGATGGCTAGAGAGAGATATTCTGAGGAGAATGTTGCCAAGATAATGGGTAAGACTATATATGAGAGGGTTTACGATGCGGTAAGACCGGAGATCTTCTTCAAGGCTACTTCTAACAGATGTGTAGGACACGGAGAGGCTATAGTGATAAGAAGTGATTCAGAATGGACTCTGCCGGAACCAGAACTCGCCGTTGTTTTAGACTCAAGTGGAAGGATATTAGGATATACAATAATGGATGACGTTTCAGCTAGGGATATAGAGGCTGATAATCCATTATATTTACCACAGTCTAAGATATATTACGGCTCTTGTGCCTTCGGCCCCTTTATAGTCACTTCAGATGAGATAGGAAATCCGTATAATTTAGACATTACTTTAAGGATAATAAGGGAAGGGAAAGTATTTTACGAGGGCAGTGTAAATACTAGTAAAATGAGAAGGAAGATAGAGGAGCAGATAGAGTATTTAATAAGAGACAATCCAATTCCAGACGGTACAATATTAACAACTGGGACTGCAATAGTTCCAGGAAGAGATAAGGGACTTAAACATGGAGATGTAGTTGAAATAAGTATAAGTAAGATAGGGACGCTAATAACACCGGTAATAAAGAGTGAAAGAAAGTTAAAATAA
- a CDS encoding helix-turn-helix domain-containing protein, translating to MHVYKMRLKLKHDSCWTYKTTDFKVGGEVKYLFPLITKNSIFEIAEIYADDKNELVDFISTISRRYNNNIKVVKVDKPKSSKTALVYYFKTFNNSITRIMIENDAVITNLHMYNGIEEWVAYFFGEEEKILDNFMRDLKSTDAKVEDINFTKTKIDGMKNELVILNSLTPIERQILYTATKLGFFEYPKRVKLDELAKMFGVTKVTLDRHIRNGLRKILSQLFVNSYQ from the coding sequence ATGCACGTTTACAAGATGAGGCTTAAATTAAAACACGACTCTTGTTGGACCTATAAAACTACGGACTTTAAAGTAGGAGGTGAAGTAAAATATCTTTTCCCATTAATAACTAAAAATTCGATTTTTGAAATAGCAGAGATATATGCAGATGATAAAAACGAACTAGTAGACTTCATATCTACCATTAGTAGAAGGTATAATAATAACATAAAGGTTGTAAAGGTAGATAAGCCTAAGTCTAGTAAGACTGCCCTTGTTTACTATTTTAAAACCTTTAATAATTCCATTACAAGGATAATGATAGAAAATGATGCCGTAATAACTAATCTACACATGTATAACGGGATAGAAGAGTGGGTCGCGTATTTCTTTGGCGAGGAGGAGAAAATCTTAGATAACTTTATGAGAGATCTCAAAAGTACAGATGCAAAAGTTGAGGATATTAACTTCACTAAGACTAAAATAGATGGGATGAAAAACGAATTAGTTATTTTAAACTCATTAACGCCCATTGAAAGGCAAATCCTCTACACTGCTACTAAATTAGGTTTCTTTGAATATCCTAAGAGGGTAAAGTTAGATGAGTTAGCTAAAATGTTTGGAGTGACGAAAGTTACATTAGATAGACATATAAGGAATGGATTAAGGAAGATACTAAGCCAATTATTTGTGAATTCATATCAATGA
- the glcV gene encoding glucose ABC transporter ATP-binding protein GlcV: MSSIKVENLTKVFKKGRTEIKAVDNISIKIDNGTSFGVLGPSGHGKSTFLRLIAGLEEPTSGYIYFDDELVSEPHRVILGPEKRGIAMVFQNWALYPNMKVFDNIAFPLKLAKVPRDKIEKKVREVAEELGLTNVLDRYPKELSGGQMQRTAIARALVKDPKVLLLDEPFSNLDAQIRESARALVRKIQRERKLTTIIVSHDPADIFAIANKAGVIVNGKFAQIGAPIEIYDMPATDLIAKLTGEINLIHAKVIENNAIIGNLKIPLNFKLDNLQEVIIGLRPDDIMLSERPLDRYVDVGVVKVKLVSYGAGIFKIVVSPISNEEIDIIIDSEEPLEIGTETHLLVKMGKIKVFDVNGNNILAREKKVVKQE, encoded by the coding sequence ATGAGTAGCATAAAGGTGGAAAATTTAACTAAAGTCTTTAAGAAGGGTAGAACAGAAATAAAAGCAGTTGATAATATAAGTATAAAAATAGATAATGGAACTTCATTTGGAGTTCTAGGTCCCAGCGGTCATGGTAAATCAACCTTCCTTAGACTTATAGCAGGACTAGAGGAACCAACCTCGGGCTATATATATTTTGATGACGAATTAGTCTCAGAACCCCATAGAGTAATTTTAGGGCCTGAAAAGAGAGGAATAGCTATGGTATTTCAGAACTGGGCTCTATATCCTAACATGAAGGTTTTCGATAATATAGCATTTCCATTAAAATTAGCTAAAGTTCCTAGAGATAAAATCGAGAAAAAAGTAAGAGAGGTAGCAGAAGAATTAGGTTTAACTAACGTTTTAGACAGATATCCTAAGGAATTATCAGGAGGACAAATGCAAAGAACAGCAATAGCTAGAGCATTAGTAAAAGATCCTAAAGTATTATTATTAGATGAGCCCTTTAGCAATTTAGATGCGCAAATAAGAGAAAGTGCTAGGGCATTAGTTAGAAAAATACAGAGGGAAAGGAAGTTAACTACAATTATAGTTTCTCACGATCCCGCAGATATATTCGCAATAGCCAATAAAGCTGGAGTGATAGTTAACGGTAAGTTCGCTCAAATAGGAGCTCCAATAGAGATCTACGATATGCCTGCAACAGATCTAATAGCTAAACTTACGGGTGAGATAAACTTAATTCACGCAAAAGTCATTGAAAACAATGCTATAATAGGGAACCTTAAGATACCGTTAAACTTCAAATTAGACAATCTACAAGAAGTAATTATAGGGCTAAGACCCGATGATATAATGCTATCAGAACGACCGTTAGATAGATATGTTGACGTTGGTGTAGTAAAGGTGAAATTAGTAAGTTACGGTGCTGGAATATTTAAAATAGTAGTATCTCCTATAAGTAACGAGGAAATAGATATAATAATTGATTCAGAAGAGCCTTTAGAGATAGGAACGGAAACTCATTTACTAGTTAAAATGGGGAAGATAAAAGTGTTTGACGTAAATGGAAATAATATATTAGCAAGAGAGAAGAAGGTAGTTAAACAAGAATGA
- the pip gene encoding proline iminopeptidase → MVEVEEGYKIIFGIRIYYKLYKADNKEKKLITLHGGPGGSHDYLIPLADLANYGVNVLFYDQFGCGRSDDPKDPSNYTIDYGVEELEELRKQVFGNDKVVLLGHSYGGALAIAYALKYQDNLKGLIISSGLSSVPYTVKEMQRLIEELPEEYKNAIKKYGSIGDYKNPEYLRAVKYFYDKHLLRLKEMPEPVKRTFEFLEKRKTYEIMNGPNEFTIIGTIKDWDVTDQLYKIRVPTLITVGKYDEVTPNVAELIHKNIKGSELVIFENSSHMAMWEERDKYLNTILNFINKVYS, encoded by the coding sequence ATGGTTGAAGTAGAGGAGGGTTATAAAATAATTTTCGGAATTAGAATATATTATAAATTATATAAGGCAGATAATAAAGAAAAGAAACTCATCACGTTACATGGAGGTCCGGGAGGTTCTCATGATTACCTAATACCTTTAGCGGATTTGGCAAATTACGGAGTTAACGTGCTTTTTTACGACCAATTCGGCTGTGGTAGATCTGATGATCCTAAGGATCCATCAAATTACACAATTGATTACGGCGTAGAGGAACTTGAGGAGTTACGAAAGCAGGTCTTTGGTAACGATAAGGTAGTCTTACTTGGACACTCTTATGGTGGAGCTTTAGCTATAGCTTATGCGTTAAAATATCAAGATAATTTAAAGGGTTTAATAATAAGCAGTGGTCTATCAAGCGTTCCCTATACTGTTAAAGAAATGCAGAGGTTAATTGAAGAATTACCAGAGGAATATAAGAACGCTATAAAGAAGTACGGAAGCATTGGAGATTATAAGAATCCAGAATACTTAAGGGCTGTCAAATATTTTTATGACAAACATTTACTAAGACTTAAGGAAATGCCAGAGCCAGTTAAAAGAACGTTCGAATTCTTAGAAAAGAGGAAGACATATGAGATTATGAATGGACCCAACGAGTTTACAATAATCGGGACTATAAAGGATTGGGACGTTACAGATCAGCTATATAAGATAAGGGTTCCTACGTTAATAACTGTAGGTAAATATGACGAAGTAACTCCTAACGTAGCGGAGTTAATACATAAGAATATTAAGGGATCAGAATTGGTAATTTTCGAGAATAGTTCACATATGGCTATGTGGGAGGAGAGGGATAAATACCTTAATACAATACTTAATTTCATAAATAAGGTATACTCATAG
- a CDS encoding IS110 family transposase — translation MEAPVAGIDVSKDKLIMYFQGKLYEFPNDKRGYEEIIQILPKGCKVGIESTGIYHINLAKYLGKEYMMLGLLIPLYSRSSSRGKKSDKNDAKKLAEIVVSMGSEFTTSDARELTSQWDFVTRSIARVKVEEGFDTFGL, via the coding sequence TTGGAGGCCCCAGTTGCGGGAATAGATGTATCAAAAGATAAATTAATTATGTATTTCCAAGGTAAATTATACGAGTTTCCTAATGACAAGCGAGGTTATGAGGAGATAATTCAGATCTTGCCTAAGGGTTGTAAAGTGGGTATTGAAAGTACTGGAATTTACCACATTAACCTAGCAAAGTACTTGGGTAAAGAGTATATGATGTTAGGATTATTAATCCCTTTATACTCAAGAAGTTCAAGTAGGGGTAAGAAGAGTGATAAGAATGATGCTAAAAAGCTTGCAGAAATAGTTGTAAGTATGGGTAGTGAGTTTACAACGAGTGATGCTAGGGAGTTAACTAGCCAATGGGATTTTGTTACTAGGAGTATTGCTAGGGTTAAGGTTGAGGAGGGATTTGATACTTTTGGGCTATAA
- the glcS gene encoding glucose ABC transporter substrate-binding protein GlcS codes for MRRSKDKKYRALSRTIIAIIIVVIIIAIAGGIGGYYLSRPPSSISLTSSSITSITSPTSSIITSTTSTVSQVVDFINPWGAEDPVGLKWIQGNFSLYYPGYSVQYTSLPGASGVEERYVVINDIEAGKLQGAFWAHGGPEVLSYVELLPNPHDLYNMTPLLAQEGLFQKGVKQALIAISYNGTIFGAPTNVHRAEELYFNPQILRKYNLPIPTNLSLLIYDTQQLEAHGITPWAVSGAEGGYEQLHLWFAIFLSVAAQYYGAAGAAKLSNELMYGVLNLDNATIQKIINQTDNIFVQFVSPGSVIPSWQSQSIWSALAMVIKGQAVFEAGGNWLAEYAAIWYNTTTYPAIQPYLNWTNITLMAMPFPGTQGIYVIDVDSIAIPTVNNPQLQAAINFVKFWTSYEGQKIWTYYKGVSIWANATDYYATPMQWYDYQALLHTPLQNFTWAFADGTLFDDVFYYLISQELNLQEQGASYIPTFNAALLKAENMTFHEWQLAAKEGFGFVGMRGEPFGDYLPPWVNPTTYTYNSSYMPSFLIHPPHYLIPYLKELSQGQYKAQKTNTVVNINILPYSAIITILLYLDEINKKHIEHFLIKLKNISFFLNHFLTSFLSLIPNLYL; via the coding sequence ATGAGAAGGTCAAAGGACAAAAAATACAGAGCGCTTTCTAGAACTATAATCGCAATAATAATAGTAGTTATAATAATTGCAATAGCAGGAGGTATTGGAGGATATTATTTATCTAGACCACCTTCCTCCATTTCCTTAACATCTTCATCAATTACCAGTATAACGTCTCCTACATCTTCAATAATTACGTCAACAACATCAACGGTTTCACAAGTAGTAGATTTCATTAATCCTTGGGGCGCTGAAGATCCAGTTGGCTTAAAATGGATTCAAGGTAACTTTTCTCTATACTATCCTGGCTATTCAGTTCAATATACTTCATTACCTGGCGCTAGTGGCGTAGAGGAGAGATATGTGGTGATAAATGATATAGAGGCTGGTAAGTTGCAAGGAGCCTTTTGGGCTCATGGAGGTCCTGAAGTATTATCATATGTAGAATTATTGCCAAATCCACATGATTTATATAACATGACTCCATTATTAGCACAAGAGGGATTATTCCAAAAGGGAGTAAAACAAGCGTTAATTGCCATATCTTATAATGGTACTATATTTGGTGCACCTACAAATGTGCATAGAGCAGAAGAATTGTATTTTAATCCTCAAATTCTTAGAAAATATAATCTGCCTATCCCCACCAATTTAAGCTTATTAATATATGATACTCAACAATTGGAAGCTCATGGAATAACGCCTTGGGCTGTATCTGGTGCTGAAGGTGGTTATGAGCAGTTACACTTGTGGTTTGCTATATTTTTATCTGTAGCTGCACAATATTATGGTGCTGCTGGAGCTGCTAAATTGTCTAACGAACTAATGTATGGAGTGTTAAACTTAGATAATGCTACTATTCAGAAAATTATTAATCAAACTGATAATATATTCGTTCAATTTGTCAGTCCTGGCTCTGTAATACCTAGTTGGCAAAGCCAGTCTATATGGTCTGCTTTAGCTATGGTTATAAAAGGGCAGGCAGTTTTTGAAGCTGGAGGGAATTGGCTAGCAGAATATGCTGCAATATGGTACAATACTACTACATATCCAGCAATCCAACCTTACTTAAATTGGACTAATATAACATTAATGGCCATGCCATTCCCTGGTACTCAAGGAATTTATGTTATAGACGTCGATTCAATAGCAATACCTACTGTAAATAATCCTCAGTTACAAGCTGCAATAAATTTCGTTAAGTTCTGGACTTCTTATGAAGGACAGAAAATATGGACATATTACAAAGGTGTTTCAATTTGGGCTAATGCAACAGATTATTACGCAACTCCGATGCAGTGGTATGATTATCAAGCATTATTGCACACACCTTTACAGAATTTCACTTGGGCTTTTGCGGACGGAACATTATTTGATGATGTATTCTATTACTTAATTAGCCAAGAACTTAACTTACAAGAACAAGGCGCATCTTATATTCCAACATTTAATGCTGCTTTGCTAAAAGCTGAGAATATGACGTTCCATGAATGGCAATTAGCGGCTAAAGAAGGCTTTGGATTTGTAGGAATGAGAGGAGAGCCTTTTGGCGATTATTTACCTCCATGGGTGAATCCTACCACATACACTTATAATTCAAGTTATATGCCTTCATTCTTAATACATCCACCTCATTATTTGATACCATATTTAAAGGAGTTAAGTCAAGGGCAATATAAGGCTCAAAAAACAAATACTGTTGTTAATATAAATATATTGCCTTATTCAGCTATAATTACGATACTATTATATTTAGATGAGATCAATAAAAAACATATAGAGCATTTTTTAATTAAATTGAAAAATATATCTTTTTTTCTAAATCATTTTTTAACTAGTTTTTTAAGTTTGATTCCTAATTTATATTTATAG